TGCCCCGCACTCGGTGGCGGAAATTCACTGTTACCACCCGCAACCGTACTACGATCCCGCGCAAGTCCACCGCCGACTCATCACGCCGGCGTTCCTTGCGATCGTTCACCGCGCCCTTCGACCCGGCGGGCGGTTCGTCATCCAGACCGACAACCCCGGCTACTGGAAGTACATCCGGGCCGTTGTACCGGTGTTCTTCGACTTCCACGAACTGAGTGGGAAGTGGCCGGACTCCCCGCGGGGTCGCACCCGGCGCGAGATCATCGCGACCCAGAAGAAATTGCCGGTGTTTCGCGCGGAAGCAGAGGCGAAACCGGACCTGAGCGAGTCCGACGCGCTCAGTTTGGCCGAATCGCTCCCGCCGCCGACGTTCGACGCCGACCGCCGACTGCGTGAGTTGGACCAACTTGCGTAGCGGTCAGCGGGTAAACACGAAATACGAAGTTTGGTTTTCGCCCCGGAGGGGCCGTCTGCCGTAGCACAGGGCTTCCGCCCTGTGAGCAATCGGCGGGCGCTCGAAGTTCTTGTTCCGGGGCGCGCGATGCTGAACCTGACCGACATTCCGCGGCTGGCACGAAGCGCGGGCCGGCTCACCGAGATCACCCGCGTCCTCGCGAAGTACGGGCTAGCGGACGCGCTCGCGCGCCTCGACAACCGCTTCGTGCGCCGGTGGACCCGGGACACCGGGCTGGGCCGAATCTCGTCCCAGTCGCGCGAGGTCCGCATCCGGCTCGTGCTCACCGAACTCGGCACCACGTTCATCAAGTTCGGGCAGGTGCTCAGCACGCGCCGCGACCTCATCGGTCCGGCCCTGAGCGACGAACTGGCGCGACTGCAATCGCACGTTCCCGGCGACCCGTTCGAGGTCACGCGCGCCACGATCGAAACGGAATTGGGCAAGCCGCTCGAAGAACTCTTCAAGACGTTCGACTCGGAACCGCTCGCGTCCGCGAGTATCGGGCAGGTCCACAAAGCGACGCTGCACAACGGTCGAAAAGTGGCCGTGAAGGTCCA
This region of Gemmata massiliana genomic DNA includes:
- the trmB gene encoding tRNA (guanine(46)-N(7))-methyltransferase TrmB → MTEPNRTEREFGVPFPGTILDQEKWTQTALKAMPDGHLNWPELFGRDAPVVLDLGCGNGRYLIGSALARPDHDHLGTDILPVVIRYARKRGNQRGLANLKFAVLGGWELLERHVAPHSVAEIHCYHPQPYYDPAQVHRRLITPAFLAIVHRALRPGGRFVIQTDNPGYWKYIRAVVPVFFDFHELSGKWPDSPRGRTRREIIATQKKLPVFRAEAEAKPDLSESDALSLAESLPPPTFDADRRLRELDQLA